TCACTGTTCTCTCAACCATGAAGGAGTTGGCACATTACTTTTGAGCAGCTTTggtaactttttatttatgtgtAACTGTGACCACCACCACCAGAACTTTCCAATGAGCTAGCATGAAgtgtaaataaataacatatttatctaGGCTTAGTGCAAAGTGTTTGGGACAAACCttagtatgtttttttttttttaataatattacatCATGAAATTTATTGTGGTTTGCAAGCTTGGACTTCATAAGCTCTGTAGGAAAGCTTAAAAGTTAGGATTTGCTTTTGATGGACTCCATCCATCTGTTAAGCTTTCTGACTCCTCATCCATTCCTTACCCCCACTTTTAGATTGTGATATCTTTGAGCTCAGTTCATGTATTATTTTAAGCAAACTTGTCTGGTTAATTGAAGTCCAGGTAATTTTCATGTCTTATAAAATCTTTAAAGAAGTCATTTACTTACGGATTGATTAATGAATTTCAGTGCAGTAGGTTTGCAGctatatttgaatataaaaatttggacctttgaattttgattttggtGCAAGGAATCCAATTTCCTTCTTTCTACTTTTTAGGGACACTTTTCTCAAGGTCAAAAGTATCCTTCAAATTTGACTTGATCTTTGAAGGGCACCTGCATCTTTGCTTctgtggtttttttattttttattttttatttttttttagtattatattttaaagaaaatttaggAAAATAAAGAAGCGTATGTATAAGCTGTTGGTTGATTGTGTAaccatatattattttgtttagagGGGACCaggcaatgtttttttttaacttagcTTGCACATATGGCCAAGATCTgtcctatttttatttgtttttttgtctatTCATAAATTACTAATCTCGAGACTTGCACCTCATCATCAAAACTTTTTGGACACTTCCCTTTGTACGCACCATTTATATTCACTCACCAAACCCACCCACCCACCTAGCCCTctcttaaataaatatatacatgaaaaacaaacaataactTATTGACAAGAAATTGtaataaaatactatatatctctgaaattttcataataaaaatacaacaaaaatgaaaggtaaagaaaaaccaaaatgatATTCTGATTGCGGATCCAATCCACGTCAAGGAAATCTTCCTGATAGAATGGGGCCCAATCCAACGGACATCTGGCCCAACTCTGAAACCCACGTGTGACGTTATCGTTGAGGTGGCACTATCGTAATATTCTCGAAATCCAGGGGCAATTCTATAGCCTTGATCATCGATTTTAATGCCCTCACAGAGAGTGCCATTTCCCTATCGACCTCAACACCGCCAGCGACGACGCCGGAGCCCGAGACGGAGATTCCGAGCCGTGATGTCCTCCGCCACCGGAGCCACCTCCGACCACCAGCCAGAGTGGCTCGATGAGGCCATCAATGGTGGCTCCCTCCGCAACGTTGACCTCGATACTGGATCCAACGGATGGGCATCCCCCCCTGGCGATCTCTTCCACCTAAGGGCTCCAAACTACTTCTCTCGCCGCCAGAAGTGCCCCTCCGGCGACTGGCTTCTCAAACCCGCCGGTGTCGACTGGCTCCGCTCTCCATCTCGTCTCGACGACGTCCTTGGCCGCTCTGACAATCGCGTGATGGCCGCCCTCCGCCGCGCCCAATCCGAAGGCAAATCCATGAAATCCTTCATCATCGCCATCAATCTCCAGGTTCCTGGCCGTGAATCTCACTCCGCCGTCTTCTACTTCGCTGCCGAAGACCCGATCCCACCTGGATCTCTTCTCTACCGCTTCGTCCATGGCGACGACGCGTTCCGCAACGCTCGGTTCAAGATCGTCAACCGGATCGTCAAGGGCCCTTGGATCGTGAAGGCTGCTGTTGGTAACTACGCCGCCTGCCTCCTCGGCCGTGCTCTCACCTGTAACTACCACCGCGGCGAGAACTACCTCGAGATCGACGTCGACATCGGAAGCTCAGCAATCGCCAGTGCCATCCTCCACCTCGCCCTAGGCTACGTGACCGCCGTCACAATCGACATGGGATTCCTCGTCGAGGCCCAAACCGAGGAGGAGCTCCCGGAGAAGCTCATCGGCGCCGTGAGGGTCGCCCAGATGGAGATGTCCGCCGCCGCCTTCGTCGAAACACGGCCGCGTCTAGAGCGCAATCTCTTCCGCGGCGGCGCTTCACGTGTGAACCATCACGCTGATCAAACGGCCACGAATCAGAGCACGCATCTCGAGGAAGAGGTACTCTAGAATCTTCGATCCAGGTACTCGTTCTCACGCCCTAGtctctctcttctctccttTTTTGAGTGGCTTGATTGGAATCTCTCACTGTAGATAATTATCCACTGGTTCTTGGGTTTGAAGAGATGGcacttccaaaaaaaaaactatttatcatcataatctaataataatgagaaaaaaaatttctaatttttaataatcagattgcatcttttttttttttgtgatctAACTGAAATGTGATGGTATTCTACTTGCATTTCATttcttggctttttttttttattaattgttggtttttattttagtgcCATTgtttatggatatatatatatatatatataattggtaggaattaattaatattaacaaaaaaaaattatcataaaatgtccttcatttgtttatttcatcttaaatacaagtaaacaaattttttttcttgattgaaaATGTTAAATAATGTGCCATCAATTCTAACTTAGATTTTTATCATGGTCAGTAAGTAATCGAGTTGGTAGAGGTTGCCTTAGGACATTGAATAAATACAcgtaaatttaattattaatttaaattacaatCTAATCTAGTGGAGATTTGcgatgtttgttttgatgtatttggaTTTACAACTAATGGGAGTTAAATTAAGGAAtactttgtttgtttgaatgaattTATACATTCTAGTGTGACTTAAACCATTCTAAAATCAATGTGTTAGTGTATTTCTACCAACGTCCAAGAGGGTTATTGGTAATCAGGTTCtcattagaaattttttgcaaatgGTGAAAGTTGTGTGGGCATATTTCTGGGATGTGAATAGTAGTTGCGTGTGAGTGGTCTTAGCGCTTTTATGTGCGTGGACTTAACTCACGCTTACTCTGTTAAAATTTGTGCATGTCTCACCTTTGTCTTTTTTAGTGATCTAACTTCTCAttttggcttttaaaaaaaaaatctacattgTAATTTATCAATGGTCTTCGGGTCCCGTGAGGTTACTTTGTAGTTGGTGAGAGATCAATTTTACGCCATGAAAGTGTATGTTTGAGAGCGGTAAACACAAACTGTAGGTGATCCCTTTACTCACATAGGCACGGGCCTCACAAGCTGCAACCAAGGCGCTTGCATGCACATCCCTGCCTACCTAGCTAGCAGTTAGTcgctcattttaaaaaataaaaacattataatatGAGATTTACTGTATTTATAGCTATATCTAATCAAACAATACAAAACTAAATTTAACTTTCAAGGTGAAATGATTCTTCCATCAAagaatttattatgttttatttataaaagttgAGCTATAAATGTGTTTTTGAGTAATTATGGTTCTGTCATTTATTAGCTTGCGTTTTCAACTCAAAATAGAGTCAATATGAGTCAACATAGTCAAGCTAATTTTGAGTTGAGAGCTTAAGTTAACTCTAGCCTAATGAAGCTCTAAGCTCATTATTTAGACTGATAACTTGATCACTGGATCCTGAGTGATTAAATCAGATGTCACTGACTTGAACGGTCATGAACCATTACTACCACTCTTATCAGTATCAAGATTGTTGCTATTAGATATATTTAGTATCAAATCATTCTAagcaaatgcatgaaattacATAATTTTCAAACATATTTATTTCATGCAACTGGAATGTTTCACTATCTATAttgcatttaattttttttttctttccattatttagttaattgaatttaaataggaaaaaaaaaaaaatctcttagtCTTATCTACTTCTTCTGGTCATGAGTTGCTTTCAAACTCAACTAGcaaattaatacaattatttcAATAGACCAACTTGAATGTCATTGTTGCTTTGAAAAAGAAAGCTATCCTGAACTGTGAACTCCTTCAACAACTTGTTTGTTTCTATGTGTGCATTATCTTGGCAGACATAAACAAGAATTAAAAGTGTCAATATATGAATGGAACTATGTGTacttcatgatttttttcttttgttttatttattatgaagtAATGTGATGACTAAAGTTTTTTTGGGCTTTTTAgacaaatttttatatatttgggcCAAAATGTCTTAATTCTTTTGGGGATGATGTTTCATGAgtcaaattttcatttattattattattattatttggacaATGTGTTTATGCGATCCTAAACACATAACCATGTGGAAAAGAGTTGAACTTCGGCTTTTTTTCTGCGTGGGAGTTAAATATCTTAATGATTTGGTTATTGCCGTTTCGAATCTAATCTTGAACTTTGTTTTTGAGAATGGTactttaagaaatttttttatatgtttacattttattaggaaaaaaaataaagggaatTTAGCTTTATAGAGATAAAAAGACCTCTTTAAGATGTATGTTTTCCCTGGAGGAGGAGGTTACAAAAGAGTAGCATCTTTTTCTTCCTCTCAAAAAAGGAACCCTCCtcaactttttttataaagcaTTCCCAAAAGGCCtctttattttactatttaggccatctaagaaaataaaatataggaaatttaataaaaattatcatttttttgaaatgatttataGAAGAGGTGTCAATATTGAATACAACTTAACCAACATGAAAACAAATTTAGGATGGTTTTGGATCATATTATTTGAAGTTGCATTTTAACAAGAAAATTTCATGTCTTGTCATGCTTTTAAGTCTCTTTGGTCTGTCTTAAGAAAAACATGTGTTAGCTCAAatggtatattttattttatcattaatgtttattaaattaatctGATTGAAATCAAATATAACTGGATTGAATTCCAAAGCTATATCCAGTTACCCACCAACCATTTTGATATCTTTTTTCTCctttatatataatcaaattactaacacttattttgatataatttttatggcCATTTTGCTTGCTTTCCCCCACACAAGTGGTAGTTATTGTTATTCCTCTATAAAACCcctgtttattatatatatatatatatttattaaaaaaaaaccacatccattaaaataaaataacaaaacattacaaacaaggaaaaaaaaaagtgcaaaataatttataaaaaaaaggacaaagtGAGAACATAATAATGGGATGAAAAGGTGACTTAAAAGGAGGAGTGTAATGGGATGAATATTTTTGATAGGGAAAGAAAGATATTAATATTTGTAACCCTCCACCAAGTAATATCTTTAGTCATGTCTATGAAAACACATCCCTATAAAATTAAATTCCTATCTAATAAAAATGTAAACATGCAGAGAAAAAGAGTTCTTTACATTCCTATTTAATTTTGTCATGGAGAGAAAAGAGGTATAACATCtttaaattaacttttaattataaCTTTTCACAAATGATTATTAGAACATCAATTGATGAAATTGGACACTCAAAGCTTTTCAATTTACACAGCAAACATAAACTTAATGccatttagaaattaaaataagaaaccaCAACCTTCAACAATGATGAAAGGCATACACTTATCTTAAAAAGTGAATTCAAACCATcatgaacacacacacacacacacacctcatttattttatatatatatattagttgtcacattattatttttaaaaaatatataagaaaaaaaattttaatgaatgaaaattggTTGGTAGGACAATGAGAAATGTGACAAGAGTGTTGATAATTTTCTGGTTCCTGACTCATAATTGTTCCTTTATGTCCCTCTAAAGAGAAGAACAAGTCTGGCCTTCAATGCCAATCACTGGCTTTTCATAGATATGGTCCATCTGCTTTTTCAATGCcaatcaccaccaccaccaccaccaccaccaccaccaccaccacctccaccacccCTTCCTTATTGtgtgtgtattattattattaacaatgcTTACATCTCTCTCTTAATTACACTAATCATGGCTAGTGTGACAATTAATGTTAATTCACATCTAATCTTCAAGGTAACAATCACTCTTAGCATGTCATTAGTAGCATTAGTTTATATAAATGTGGTTAAATTTCAAGATTTGCACAATTAATCAAATGACTTTTTATTATCATTGGTATCAATATCATGTGTGCtagatttaatttctttatgttTATCATGAACTTGttgcaattattattatttttaaaatttgagttgtattattatcaataatgaGATTATACATAAATCTTTTCAAAGCTTCCTTAGTCTCTcttaatactatatatatatatatatatatatatatatgtccaatttgttttaattgtatatattgAGTAATgataaaatttggaaaaagaaatgCAAGATAGACAGCTatcccttttctttttcagcTAATCTTCTGTATGTCTCTCTCAAGAATGAAGGGAAATAAGAGAGACATGTGGCAGATATGGTTCTCATTAATCAATAAGAATAGTTCCTTATTAtgatttatcatatatatatatatatttaactttctttcttctttcttattttactaAACATGCACTTCTTCATGTGTGTTTTAATTTATCTCTCTCAGAGAGAAATAATTAAGAACAGTGTACTTTATATGATTGAATTTTGCTTGTTCTTCTCACCTTGGAATTACAAGTCTTTAAGTTGTAAGTTGCAAGCTAGCTAGCTAATTAATTTTGTGAGAAGCACATCaagagcaaaagaaaaaaaaagaaaatatatatatatatatatatatatatagagttagaAAGAAGAAGTTAGCAGAAAAGActataattttaaacaatttcCTTTCATTCATTTCTCTGCTGTCTCTCTTACAAATTAGCAAGAAGAACAGTGTATTTTATGGTACTGAATTGCTTTTTCTTCCTAATCATGGATTAATTAGAAGTTTAGTTAAGATGTAATTTTTAGCTAGCTAATGTGAGAAACATATCAAGagtaaacaagaaaattttaaaagaaaatgaaacaaataaaatgatgaagaagatgaagaagatgaaaaacaaaaaaagattacaaacaagaaaattttaaaaaataaaacaaataaaatgagaagaagatgaagaggatgaaaaaacaaaaaagactaTAATTGTAAACAATTTCCTTTCATTcattggagagagagagagagagagagagagagagagaggagagagagagagagagagagaagaagaagaagaagaagaacagtgTACTTTATAGAGGTGCTGAATTGCAATTGTTCTTCTCCTCTTGGAAGAAGAAGTCTAATTAACATGCAACTCACAAGCTAGTGTGAGAAACAAATCAAgagtcaaaaagaaaaatatatatatttaatgaaataaataaaataagaagaaagatgaaaagaaagacTATAACTGTTTATCAAAATAGAAAGACCATATTTGTAACCAATTTCATTTAATTCATTTTCCTCTCTCTCTAGTCTATATCAACCtcattggataaaaaaaaaacttgaaacttaaaagaaattacaaacataagaaaaagaaagatcaaTATAACTTGCAAAATTATATGCTAATCATATACACCACCAACTTTACCATGCCCTTCACGTATGTAACTCCAATTCATCCCCAAAGAAAGAGGATAACAATAACAAGAAGACAGGATAATTTCCATGCACTTACGTAGCAATTAACAATGCAAAACTATCTCACAAACATTCTTGAATTCTCTGCTTTTTAGCAACAGGAAGAGCAAGAAAAACAGAAGAAAGATCAGTAGGAACAACAAAGAATTGCCGGGAAGCTCCTCGAGACTTCCTCTTCATCCGTCGAGGTTTTCTCGGTGCCGGAGGACAAATAAGTGAAGGTTTAAGGATACAGTCATCGAACTTTGGCGTGACACACTCCTTTGATACATCAATGATGTGCTTTTCTTCGATCACTGCGCTGATGTTTTTATAGGAGGTAGCAAAAGGTATCTGATCATCTACCATTGCTTCAGATACCATCATATTAATTCTTGAAAAGCTAACCAAGACTAAGAGAATTGAGCTACAAATACAATACAAACTATATAACAAGTCAAAAGGTTTCTAAGAGTGAATTTCAACTTCAAGAGAATTTAAAGGAGATGAAAAGCAGGGAGAAACTTCAACACATGAGATATGTGAGATTACTCAGAGAGATAAAAAGCAAAGAGAAACCATCAACACATGAGATATGTGTTGTTGTTATTCTTTTTtagtgagtgagtgagagagagagagagagagagagagaaatgatTGAGAAAAATGAGAGCATGAGAAGTTTAAGTAGATAGATAGATGAGAgaatgtgtgtgtttgtgtgtgtgatgTTTAAGTTAGCTCTAATGTTATTAGCTGTTCATGGGAGGATTGGACTGGATTCTCCCATCCCTATTGTGAGGGCCCATGTTAAGCTTGTTCTCTTGCATTTTTGGCCCACTctttttattactaatttttataGTAAGCTGTAATTAGCCGAGCGATAAATGGTCctttttgtatatattaaatGAGATGCGAGTTTCATCTCCTTTGCGTAAAAGATGAGGACATATAGCTGCTATTGCTTTTTCATTGATAAAGGCTTAACTTCTGTGAAAAACTCCTAGATAAGCGTATTCCTGAAAATACTATCTATTTTATTGGGTATCatggataaatttttattttctttatattatatatattagtttgttTTGTTAAAAGAGAGTTTTTGTTACTGATTTGCATATGATCATGAGTTTTGctttgtgcatatatatatatatgtgtgtgtgggTGAAGGTTAAGGCTTGAATCTTATTAAATTAACGAAAATGCCACTGAGAAGACCAGATCTTGAGTGTAGGGTCGCTAAAAGGCTGAAATCACATGGGATTTGTTGGAGTTTGAAGTTTAATTAAGAATTCTTTTTGTGCCAATAATTTATTGACAAAATCCTTGTTTAAGAGAAACACAGGTATGTTATTTAATGAGATAATAATCatgatcatttgttttcttaatcaATTTGGGGTGAAAATTAGTATGCAGTTAAAAgcctaaatttattttatagaatctcaaaaaatcaatgcaaaatCTCATCAACaagtcacacacacacacacacacactacaaACTCActcattttactatttttatcttttaaataactttagtatatttaaatgatatatatggtAAAAGAGTTGTCCAAAGTCTAATTTAATTactaattttacaaataaataatctgTTTAAAGTgaacttgaatatatatatatatatatatatataagaagacaCTCATATAGTGTGAGGAATCTTAGATAGTGAGAAATAAGCATGGACCATTGAGGAAAAAGGGTAGACATATGAAAAGTGTGAGACCTAAAAAGTGAAGGAGGTGATACATATTACTTCATTTTGGAGTGATCAAAACTTaccaacaattatatatatatatatatatatgtaatatgtgTCCCTTTATTCACATTTATTATAAGTATGCATGAAGTTGAAATGCTAGAAATTAGAATGTaatagagagaagagagagcaGCATGAGGAGGGCTTCCCTGTTGTGTTTTAAATAGTTTGCATGGCGGGTATTCTCTTCTTGATAAACATATGAACAACAAGaagagagaaatcatcaatggACCATGCACCTTGCAAAATGACTGATAAAAGCAAACACAGATGAGTGCGATACCCTTCCAACTCCAAAAGCACTTcccttaatatatattatatatatatactactttAAAGATTggaatcttatatatatatatatatccatgaatAGTTAATTCTTGTTATCATTGCATGGAATGAGATTAACTTTAGAAAGGGAAAATGGGGAAAAGGAGGTGATagcatgctatatatataaattatgtttttcaaatcCAAGACTGTGAAAAACCAAGACATAAAAAGTTTGATAGTTTCtcctgaatatatatatatatatacaacatagGATGATCACAAACTCACGATTTTTAACTGCGATCCAACAACCGCCAGTTCCAATCCCTGGCGAATATTCAACGATCAAACAACATCTATTAAAACAAGACCACAAGAAAAAgctgatgaaaacaaaataaaactataatcaTTAAATGGATTACCTACCGTAACCTACAATTTAACATTCAGCCTCTACGCACGCCTATACACGCCCACGAGAAcctttatatacatatatgtatacaatgGGTATCAGTTTcgtataataatattttaattttcttaagttatattttattattgtaatcattattattatttaaatattaattgatttttaaaaataaatgtatcaTTTGATTGCAGGACCTCCAACCATCCggagataaaaattattttaatataagatATTCCgctttgtattataattaataggtttcatataaaatataaaaatgaattacAGCATTGaaatatctttataaaaaacatctagaataatcattaattaatttgatattcttgatttctctttttatatttttcaaatctttATCTACATGCATGTTTGAATACTTTTGCAagcatgatattatataaaattttcaaatagttcggtaaattaattatgatgacCTTGTGCTATTGGTTTAAAAGATAATGGCATTGTGGCTAACACAGCATTGGGATCTCCACTTAAATGGCATAGTGATGGCCTAGTGGATATCTGTCACCATTTTCAACTTTAgttcataaaaacaaagaaagtgggTTGTCAACTAATGACTagtatgtgtgtgtttgtgcTAGCCTAGCAACACTTGGAAAACTTAAAAGTATTAATAGTGTTATCTCTTTCTAAGAAGTGtcttgaagaaaggaagcaCAAAAGTAGTGGAGTGAGATCCCAAGATTTCTTGTTTAACTCTTGTTTCTTCCTTTCTTAATCAACAAAGAAATTAGAGTCATAGTTTTGTTATTAATTCTTCAATATTATTATGTCAACCTTACCTCCTAATCAACCATAAAATTAAGAGTAATTAATCTATATTCTCTCTCACATATTCCAAGGAATTTACAATTTTCATATTGAATAGCTAAGCATTGGATGCTTAACCATCACTTCATAGTACTTataataaaaccaaatcaattgttttttgtttagaaTAATATGAAAGACATACATATATGCCAGTTAGTAATgtgaaagaaattaaagaacatGGTTTTAGTCTTGGTACAACAAATTATCAATGAAatagatacatacatatatatatatatatatatataaagagtggGTATATAAAATGGACCTACAAATCCAACAAAATGCATGCAGCTTCCAGGATGAGCAGTCTGGTGTCTTTAGACATAATGTACAAAGAAAGGTACAAAGAATTGGAAGTATGAGGGGTATTTTAGCttctcatgcatgcatgcatgttaaATATGttcttaatataatatatataacaactgaatcacagagaaatagagaaatatgtgtgagtatatatatatatatatataaagatagtcaaaaagtacaaaattagttatattattattaagggGGTAAGCAAAAGTATGAGCAATACGTAACNNNNNNNNNNNNNNNNNNNNNNNNNNNNNNNNNNNNNNNNNNNNNNNNNNNNNNNNNNNNNNNNNNNNNNNNNNNNNNNNNNNNNNNNNNNNNNNNNNNNNNNNNNNNNNNNNNNNNNNNNNNNNNNNNNNNNNNNNNNNNNNNNNNNNNNNNNNNNNNNNNNNNNNNNNNNNNNNNNNNNNNNNNNNNNNNNNNNNNNNNNNNNNNNNNNNNNNNNNNNNNNNNNNNNNNNNNNNNNNNNNNNNNNNNNNNNNNNNNNNNNNNNNNNNNNNNNNNNNNNNNNNNNNNNNNNNNNNNNNNNNNNNNNNNNNNNNNNNNNNNNNNNNNNNNNNNNNNNNNNNNNNNNNNNNNNNNNNNNNNNNNNNNNNNNNNNNNNNNNNNNNNNNNNNNNNNNNNNNNNNNNNNNNNNNNNNNNNNNNNNNNNNNNNNNNNNNNNNNNNNNNNNNNNNNNNNNNNNNNNNNNNNNNNNNNNNNNNNNNNNNNNNNNNNNNNNNNNNNNNNNNNNNNNNNNNNNNNNNNNNNNNNNNNNNNNNNNNNNNNNNNNNNNNNNNNNNNNNNNNNNNNNNNNNNNNNNNNNNNNNNNNNNNNNNNNNNNNNNNNNNNNNNNNNNNNNNNNNNNNNNNNNNNNNNNNNNNNNNNNNNNNNNNNNNNNNNNNNNNNNNNNNNNNNNNNNNNNNNNNNNNNNNNNNNNNNNNNNNNNNNNNNNNNNNNNNNNNNNNNNNNNNNNNNNNNNNNNNNNNNNNNNNNNNNNNNNNNNNNNNNNNNNNNNNNNNNNNNNNNNNNNNNNNNNNNNNNNNNNNNNNNNNNNNNNNNNNNNNNNNNNNNNNNNNNNNNNNNNNNNNNNNNNNNNNNNNNNNNNNNNNNNNNNNNNNNNNNNN
This portion of the Dioscorea cayenensis subsp. rotundata cultivar TDr96_F1 chromosome 3, TDr96_F1_v2_PseudoChromosome.rev07_lg8_w22 25.fasta, whole genome shotgun sequence genome encodes:
- the LOC120257018 gene encoding protein ENHANCED DISEASE RESISTANCE 2-like, which translates into the protein MPSQRVPFPYRPQHRQRRRRSPRRRFRAVMSSATGATSDHQPEWLDEAINGGSLRNVDLDTGSNGWASPPGDLFHLRAPNYFSRRQKCPSGDWLLKPAGVDWLRSPSRLDDVLGRSDNRVMAALRRAQSEGKSMKSFIIAINLQVPGRESHSAVFYFAAEDPIPPGSLLYRFVHGDDAFRNARFKIVNRIVKGPWIVKAAVGNYAACLLGRALTCNYHRGENYLEIDVDIGSSAIASAILHLALGYVTAVTIDMGFLVEAQTEEELPEKLIGAVRVAQMEMSAAAFVETRPRLERNLFRGGASRVNHHADQTATNQSTHLEEEVL